The nucleotide sequence GGCCTGCCCTTCGCTCCGCTTTCCTATCCCTGTTTTCCAGCCCCTGAAACCCCGCGCATCGATGGCTGGATCGATGACCCCGCCTGGTCCGCCGCCCCTTGGAGCGCCAGCTTCACCGATATTGAGGGCAGCCTAAAACCCTCTCCCCACTTGGATACCAGGTTTAAAATGCTCTGGGACGGCGAGGGCCTCTACATCGCCGCCAGGCTGGAGGAACCGCAGCTCTGGGCCACCCTCACCGAGCACGACGCCGTGATCTTTTGGGACAACGACTTCGAGGTTTTCCTCGATCCGAACGGCGACACCCACCACTACTTCGAGCTGGAGATCAACGCCCTGAACACGCTTTGGGACCTCTTTCTGGTGCAGCCCTACCGCGACGAACACAGCTCCCTAAACGGCTGGGAAGCCCACGGCGCCAAAACCGCGGTCGGCCTCGAGGGCACCCTGAACGATCCTTCGGACCTCGACACAGCCTGGAACTTGGAGATCTTCCTGCCCTGGCAGGCTGTGGCTGAATTGGCTGGAACGTCCTGCCCGCCGCGCTCAGGCGACTACTGGCGGATCAATATCTCGCGGGTGCAGTGGACCACTGAAGTGGCGGAGGGCAACTATCGCAAAGTGGCCGGAATTCCTGAATTCAACTGGGTTTGGAGCCCTCAGGGCCTCATCAACATGCACTATCCGGAACGCTGGGGCCTGGTTTGGTTTATGGACGCCCCCAGTCCAGACCGCGCTTGGGAACCTTCCCTGCCCGAGATCCTGCCCGCGGAAGAATACCTGCGCCAGGTGTATTACGCCCAAAAACAACACCTGCTGGATCACGGCAGCTATTCCATCTCCACTTCTGAACTGGGCCTGGCTCCTTTTCACCACCGGGGAAAGATCCACCTGCCCCGGCTGGAAGCCACTTCCCGCTCCTTCTGCGCCACCCTGGAAACCGGGGACCTTCCCACCCTGGTCATCACGCAATCCGGACGCCTGATCCGGCTTCCGCTCCGGTGATCAATACGGTATCAATACGGAATCATTACGGATGAAATCCGTATTGATTCCGTATTGATACCGTATTGATATTGGGAGCCGTGCAGGATTAGGTGCTAATTCAGCTCTGTTTTTCCTGGCCGTCGTCCGGAGGAAGGGGGGATTCTTCTGGCGGCCAGCTGCTTTGCAGGGATTTTTGCTCGGGTGGCCAGTCTGCTTCCGGCGGTGCCTGATCCACAGCCTGGGGCTGCGGTTTCTTTTTACGCAGCAGGAAATAGAGGGCAACGCCCAACCCGGCAAGCAGAGGGAGCACCCAGAGCAGGGAACCGAGCTTTTTCGCCGCGGCCGCAGCGGGGCTGGGGACTTTGTATTGCAGATAGATTGAATCGCCCTCGGCGCCTTCGAATTCCCAACTGTAAACTCCCAGGGTGTCGTTCCGGACCTTGGCGTTGGTGCTCACCACCTCGAACGGGACTTTCCAGGTGACCTTGTTTTCCACTGCATTCGCCAGCATCACATCCTTTTCATCTTGCGGCGCGTTGTCGCCAGCTCTCCAAACTTTGAACACATCGGGTTTATAGGATATGGTAAACAAGCTGTGGCCGGTGGTCTTTTCCTCCCTCACCACAGACGGCAGAGGAGCTTTGGTGGTGTCCGCGAGCAAGGGAAACTCATTTAAATCTGATATCCGGGCGAAATGTTTTTCGGATTTGGAGCCCTTTGTCTGCTCATCCTCATAGGCAGTTGTTACCAAGCCATATTTGGCAAATCTGACCGAGTCCTCTTTGACAGTTGCAATATGGTCATCAGCATAGTACTCTTTGGTCACTTTGGTAATGAAGCTAAAATCCACGGAATTATCCTTGTTGACGGTGAACACGGATTCGGTGAAGACGCACCCCGCCAGCAGCAACGCGGCGCAGAGAACAAGGGTCAGGCGCATGAAACCTCCTTTGGTTTGAACCCTGATGGATTGTTTCATCCCTAGCAGGCGGCTGTGGACCGTCAAGCAAAAATTTCCTTGACGCCTGCAGGTTTGTGATAAAGGTTGGACGCAGGCGCTGGACGTGAGATATTTTCGGGAAGCGCAGACATAAGGTGCCACGAGCAAATAGATCATGAAATACATTCCGCCCTTCATCATCGCCAAGCTGCGGCGCGGGAAACTGCGCGGGCGGTTGTATGCCTATATCCTGGTTTGCGAACTGGCCAATCTCGGGCAGTTGACCGCTGGTTTTAAGGCCAGAGGCAAAAAGGGCGCGAAGGATTTAGCCCGGTGGCTGGACGAACTTTGGATGGAGCCGCTGGAGGAAGTTGAGCGGCGGGGCGGCCTGATCGCCAGATGGCAGGGAGATTCACTGTGGGCGCTGTTTCCCCAGGCCAGGCCGCGGGAGACGGTGGCGGCGCTGGAGTTCATCAGATCCACGTTCAGGCAGACCACCCTCAAGCGCGAAAAGCTGGGTGGACCGGTACCCCGGATCAAGCTGCTGGTCGGTTGCGGCCGCGTGGATTGGCAGATATTTTCCAATCAGTTGCAGCATGAATACACATTTTCTGGCCGGGAAGTGGACGCTCTGGAGCTGCTTCCGCGAGGGCGAAAACAATTGCTGCTTACGCCCGCGGCCTCAGCCAAACTGGGCGCGGCGGGTCTGCTGGACTGCAGAGGAAACCCGGTTCGAGGGATCAAGCCGAAATCCGCTGACCAGCCCAAATTGATTTCAGATGAGAACCTCGCCCTTCTGAGCAAGTTCGAGCATCCCCGCTTCCGCGACTGGGGTCCCGGAACAGATTTCCGCCAAGTGGCTTGCTGCCAGATCAAACTCAGGTGGGATGATCCCTCCGCCGTGGACCAACTGATCCAGGATATGGAACTGCTCGCCATCACCTTCGGCGCTTTCGTGCGCGGCGTTCACAGAAGCGGCAACGAATATACCGCCATAGCCTGGTTCGGTGTGCCCCGCATAGACAGCAAAGCGACTTACAACTCCTGCCGCGTGGCACTGGAAGCCAGCAAAAAATACCCCGCCATCAGGCACGGGATCGCTGTGGGGAAGGTGTTTGCGGGAAAAGTGGGGGGAGAGGATTTCAGCCGTTACGCTGTTTTTGGAGCGGTGGAAGAGCAGGCGCGGAAGTTGTGCGCGATGACTCAGCCAGGTGAAACGATCACCGACCAACAGATCCAGGCGGAATTGAGCGATCAGTTCAATTTCCTGCCTCTGGCGAAGTCCGGTCGTTCGCGTAAATCCGGTGACCCCCAAGTTTTCAAACTTGCCGGCATGCCCACTCCTGTCAAGACCAGAGGCATCTTTGTGGGCCGGAAAAAAGAACTGGCTGATTTGAAGACCCTCATCCGGCAGAGCCTGAAATGTGGAAACAACCTGTGCGTCCACATCTGCGGAACCCCGGGAATAGGCAAAACCCGGCTTTCCGAAGAATTGATCGCTTCCCTGAAGAATGATGCCGTCAATGTTTTCAAGCTGTGGTGCGATCCGGATCAGCCCCCGCTGGATCTGCTGAGCCAGCTGTTGAAGCAGCTCTTTCCCATCAGCGAAGATCCCGCCAGGGCCGGGGAGGAATTCAGCGCCCTCTGGCAAAACTGGGCCGGGAAAGACACGGATCTGCGGAGTCACAAAGCGTTCATAGGCAATCTGTTGGGCCTGCATTGGCCGGGTTCGGAGCTGGAACTGACGCCACCGGAACTGCGTGTGGCCAGGATCATGGACTCCTGCGCGCTGGTGCTGCGTGAAGCAGCCTCCCGCCAGCCGCTGCTCATCCAGATCGATGACCTGCAGTGGATCGACGGCCACTCCCGGGAGATCTTTGAACGCCTGGGCCAGGCAGGCATCAGACGCACCTGCATTATGGCCACGTCCCGCTATCTGGAGGATGGCTCCGTCCCCGAGCTGCGGGCCGAAAACTTCACTTCCCACAGGCTGGACCTTGGCCCGCTGAACCGACAGGACACCCTGGACCTGCACAAAACCTTGCTGGGGGTGGAAGCGCTGCCTCCCGCCACCGTTGAGATAATCAACCAGAAATCTGACGGCAATCCCTTCCTGGTGGAACAGGTGATCGCCCTGTGCCTGGAACTGGGGTTGGTGAACGCGCGGGGCGAACTGGACCTGCCGGAGGATTGGGAAAAATATGGCCTGACCGACATTCTGCTGCTGCGCATCGATCGCCTGGCCGCCAAAACCCGCGCCTGCCTTTTCAACGCCAGCGTTCTGGGCATGCGCTTCAATGTCCGGGTGTTGTCGCGGATGCTGAATTCCGACCCGCGTCGGGAATTGGCCGGAGGCGCCCAAAACCACATCTGGCAGGACCTCGGCGAGGTTCTGTACATCTTTTCCCACGTTCTCATCCAAGAAGCCGCCTACGCCCGCATCCAGGGCAAAGAACTGCCCCGCCTGCATCTCAGCGCCGCCCAGGCCATGGAATATGTGTTTGAACTGGAACTGGACGAACATGCCGCCGAGATCGCTCAGCACTATGAAAAAGCGGGCCATCGGGCCAAAGCCGCCGCCTACTACGACCGCGCCGCGGACCACGCCTGGGACAGCAGTTTTCTGGATCGCGCCGAAACGCTCTACTCCAGGGCGGTCGCCCTCAGCGCCGCCGCGGAAGGCAAAACCAGCGCCAACCACTGCGAGTACACCTTCCATCTGGCCCTGCTTTACCACTACATGCTGCGCCATAAGGAAGCGGAACCGCTCTATCTGGAAGTGAGGCGCCTGGCGCGCCGCATCCACGGCGAAGGATCCCCCGCCCTCAGTCCCTATCTGAACAACCTCGGCCGCTTCTATAAAGACACCGGGCGCTTTGCCGAGGGCGAAAAACTGCTGCGGCGCTCCCTGGCCATGGAGCGGGAAATGAACCCTGTGAGCTCCAATGTGGCGGACAGGATAAACAACCTGGGGCACATGCACGGAATTCGGAAGCAGTTTGACCAAGCCGAAAAACTATTTTTGGAAGCCCTGGAAATCATGGAAAAAAACTACTCTCCGGAGCATTTCTTCACCGGCACCTTATGCGGCAACCTGGGCGGGGTTTATTACCAACTGGGACGGCTGGAAGAAGCGCTCCCGCTGCTGGAACGGGCGGTGGAGATCACGCGCAAGAACCATGGTCCCGACCATCCGGTGACGGCCATCTATCTTAGCAATCTGGCCAAAGTGCATCTCGCCTTGAAAAACTTCGGGCAGGCTGAAACGCTCTTTCTCAAAGCCCTGGAAAACATCCTCGGACCCTTTGGGGAACTGCATCCCAAAACCCTGGTCGTGGTGGAACTGCTACAGGCTTTGTACACGGAAATGGGCGATCCGGCCCAGGCGAAATTTTACTCCCGCTGGCTGGGCCGGGGAAAACCGGTTGACGTTTGAGCCGAGGCGCGCCACCAGATTATCCGTTCCCTTAATATTTTTCAATTTCGCAACCTGGAGATTTAATCTCCTGACAAACAGGAGGTTAGAGCATATTATCCACAACTCCCCCAGCCGGTTGAACCAAAAATAGGGAAGATTTAGCTTGACAAAAAACACCTCCCTCTGAATATTGCAACCACAGACCCTACATAGAATGCCCTCCGAGTCCGTGGGGACGCCGCCCGGCGATCCCCACGGTTTTTTTATCTGCCCGGAAAGGGCTTTCTTCCTCCAGCCCCCTGCCTTGGTGCCGCTTTTCCAAATCAATTCCGGCCCCACCAGAAGACCAGCTGAGCCGAAACTGTTGCCTTTGGCCCGGTTCGGGATAGATTGTTTAACAGCCAGGGCGCCTGCCGGGCAGGTATTTTTCCCAGGCAGCAAGCCATGCAAGGAGCAAACCCAGATGCGCAAGATCAGATTGATAAAAAATGCCAGGCCCAGTATCGACGGCGCGGGAGTACACCTCTTCCGGGCCTTCGGCTTTGGCGACGAACGCCTGTTCGATCCCTTTTTGATGCTGGACGACTTTCGCAACGACGACACCCGCAACTATTTGCCGGGCTTTCCCTGGCATCCGCACCGGGGCATCGAGACCATCACCTACATGCTGGAAGGCAGCGCCGAACACTCCGACAGCATGGGCAACAGTGGCGTGATCGGCAAAGGCGACGTGCAGTGGATGACCGCCGGTAAGGGCGTCATTCATCAGGAAATGCCCAAACCGAATTCCCTGGGCCGGATGTATGGGTTTCAGCTCTGGACCAACCTGCCCAAGACAAAAAAGATGATGCCGCCCCGCTACCGCGACATCAAGGCGGCGGACATACCCCTGGTGAAAACAGCCTCCGGCGCCGAAGTGAAGGTGATCTGCGGCACCTATGAAGGCGTGAACGGCCCCACGCGCGACATCATCATCGAGCCCCAGTACTGGGATGTGTACGTCCCGCCCAGCACCCAGCTGGTGCTGCCCGCTCCCAGCGGCGAAACCTGTTTCCTCTATGCGTACGAAGGCGAGGCCAGCATCGGCGAACAGCCGGTGCGAAACCGCCAGACCGCCCTGCTGGACGACGGTGACGAGGTGGAGATCAATGCCTCCGGAGCCGGTTTCCGCATGCTCTTCCTGCGCGGCAAACCGCTAAACGAATCCATCTCCTGGCGCGGATCCATCGTGATGAACACCCGCGAGGAGATCGAAACCGCCTTCCGCGAATTGGAGAAAGGCACTTTTCTGAAGTGATCCTTGGCCGCGGCCTGCCTCCGCTGCGGAGAAGGGCTGCGGGTCCGATAGCGTGAAACCGCTGCGGCAGAATGTGGGTTGGGGACGTTTTTTTGGCTTCGGTTCCGCCAAAGGTTTTCATTGACACAAAAGCGGCACCAGCCAGATTGGAGCCGATGATTCAACAAGGGAGTTCACATGAAGAACAACAGCTCAGGCTGGGCGCCAACCATCACTCTGGCAAAGCTTTTTGAAGAGCAGAACCAGTTTTTTGACGCCCTGTCCGCCTATGAAATGATCAGCCAGACCGATTCTTCGGCGGCCGTGCGGGAAAGCATCGAAGCGCTGCACCAGCGCATTCTGAACGATCCCGCGAGCCGCTATGACCCCCGCATCGAGAAACTTTTCACTCCGGAGGAGCTGGCCTATCTGAGAATCCTGGACCACCAGGGGTTCGAAAATTTGGCCCGGGCCCGGGAAAAGCTGAATGAAGGCTCTTTGGGCGCGGACATCTATATTGAGGAAGACGAGGACTGGATGGACGGGGATGAGTTCGAGACGGACGCTCTGGCGCAGATCCTGCAGGAGATCGAGCAGCAGACCCAGTTGAACCTGGCCGAGGCGGTTCCCGACGCCCGGGAATTCACGGTGAAGGATCTGCTGATGGCGCTGCTGAGCAGATTTGACAAAGATCAGAGGCTCACCGACGTCCGGCTTAGCGATCTGGTGGCCGTGATCCTGGAGATGCAGGGACCCAAAGACAGATCCTGATGCCGGCCAAAGCTGAACCCAAATACAACAAGCTGTGCCAGCGCTGCCGGAAAAAATGCAAACAGGCCCAGAGCGTTACCGTGGTTTCCTGTCCGCATTTTGAGGCCAAGCCTGTGCAAATGGAGATCCCGCTCAAGTTTCCGCGCGGCCGCCCCAAGAAACTTCGCCCCTGAGGCCAGCATGCGCGTGATCACCGGCAAATACAAAGGCCGCAATCTCTTTTCCGTGGAAGGCAAAACCACCCGGCCCACCACCGCTTACAACCGGGCCATGATTTTCAGCGTGTACCCGGACCTGGAGGGGAAAAAGGTGCTTGACCTCTTTGCCGGAACCGGCTCCTATGGTCTGGAAGCCCTGTCACGGGGCGCGATTTGGGCGGATCTGGTGGAATTTGCCACCCCGGCGGTGGCGGTGATCCTCAAAAATGTGGCCCTGTTGGGTTGCGGAGCTGATTGCCACGTCTGGCGCAAACGCGCCGAGGCTTTTCTGAAGGGCACCAAAGACAGTTGGGACGTTATCTTTCTGGACCCCCCCTATGCCAAGGATCTGCTCAATCCCTGTCTGGACCTGATCTATCAGCGCCGGTTGCTGCTGCCTGGCGGAGTGGCCATTGCTGAACACAGTCCCCGGGAACCGGTGGCCGAAGCGCATCAAGGGCTGATCCTGACGGCCAAAACCGGCCGCACCAGCTGTTTCACGCTGCTCCGGGCTGAAGAATAGCCGAAACCCCAGCCATCGGCCATACCCCCCGTTCGGGTACTTAAAACTTCGTTTCCAGCCAGACTTGCACACGGGTTTGCACCCGGGCTTTCTGATCCTCGGACAACCTTTTCTCTAGCTTTTCCCGGTAGGATTGCGCTGTGTCGTTGCCGTTGGCTTCGGCCAGGGTGAACCAGAAGCTGGCTTCCTCATAATCGCGATCCACGCCTTCGCCGTTGGCATAGCAGACGCCCAGGTTGCTTTGGGCCATGGCGTGATCCTGTTGCGCGGCCAGCCGGTACCATTTCACCGCCTCCGCGAAGTCCTTCTTGACCCCGGTGCCGTTCTTGTAGCAGACCCCAATGGTGTTTTGCGCCTTGGGATAGCCCACTTCCGCGGCCAGCATGTACCAGCGCGCTGCTTCCGTCACATCCTTGGCCACGCCGCGTCCGTTCAGGTAAGCCACCCCCAGTCCGTACAAAGCCCGCGGATCGCCCTCTTCAGCCGCCATCAGCCACCAGCGCACGGCTTCCGTTTCGTCTTGGGACACCCCTTCACCCTTGTAATATTGCTCACCTATGTCGTACATCTCGCTGAAATTCTGTTCCCAAGTGGGTTTGGTGCGTTCCGGAAGGAATTGCGGGCTTGATTCCTCCGCCACGCTTTCCTCCTCCGGCTCATCCAAAGGCCACTGGCGAGGCGCCTGATCGTCTTCCGGTATGGCCCCGGGCATCGCCAGGATGCCTCTTCCGGGATCGGGAAGACTTGGCTGCGCGCCGGTTTCAGCCGCGAGGCGGTACCATCTGGCCGCTTCCCGGAAATCCTGGGTGACACCGTACCCGTTGTCGTAGCAGATGCCCAGATTGTACATGGCGCTGGAGTTTCCCTGCTCGGCGGCCAGGGTCCACCAGCGCACGGCCTCGGCGAGATCCTGGGTGACGCCCTCGCCCAGATAGTAGCAATAGCCAAGGTTGCACTGGGCGTTGGGATTGCCTTTGCGGGCGGATTCGCGGTACCACTTGAAGGCTTCCAGCTTGTTTTGGGGCAGGCCGAAACCGTTGTCGTAACACCAGCCCAGATTGTACTGCGCGAAGGCGTTGCCCTTCCGGGCCGAGATCCGCCACCATCTGGCGGCCTCACTGTCGTCTTTGGCCACACCTTCGCCTCTGTAATAACACCAGCCCAGATTGCACTGGGCGTCCGCGTGACCCTGATCTGCGGCTAGGGCGTACCATCTCACCGCTTCCCGCAGGTCACGCACCACGCCTTCGCCGTGATAGTAGCTCCAACCCAGCGAGTACTGGGCATCCGCGTTGCCGTTGAGCGCATCGCGCATCAGTTGGCTGCTGTAGGTAGCCTGGGCAAAGAGGGCAGCGGCCATGGCCAAGAGAGCCAGGACCAGGATCGTTTTTCGTGATATCAAGCTTCCAAACATAAGAAATAAACCAAATCCAAGCTTTGCTTTTGTGTCAAGCAGAAAATTTTGCAGGGCTTCAGAAGGAAACATCTTGACAGAAATCGTATCTTGTAAAACAAGATACCTTGTCTGACAAATATTTACTATGGCTTTGTCAAAGAAGGAGTTGGGATTGAAAGTGAATGCCAGGTTCACACTGGAAGTGATCTCCAAGCTGGACCCTCTACTGAATAATCCAGCTCGCCTGCAAGTGGTCTGGTTGCTTGCCCGCGGCGGGAGCATGGACTATCTGGACCTGATGCGGCTGACCGGTCTGAGCTCCGGCAATATCACCACCCATCTGCAGAAGCTGGTTCGGGCTTCATATATTCTGCAAACCAAGAGTTTTGTGGAAAACAGGCCACGGACCACTTTGCGCCTTACAGACATGGGCAAGGCGGCTTATGAAGCCTGGGGACGGCGTATCCTATACGCGCTGCCAGCCAGCCTTCAAAGAGAGCTTCTGCCCGGGCATCAGCATCTGTGGACGCTGACGGGAAAGCATTGGGACCCGGATGCTCACAATCGTTACTGTTACATCAATCTGGATAAAGGACTGAATCTCTGGCCGCCCATCACATGGTTCAGTCAATGAGTTACACCAACACCAACAAACAAGGAGTTGCCATGATCGAGACCATGAAAGCGATGCTCGGCAAGGTTGAGGCCGATTACGCCGACCTGCGCTACGAGACCAAAAGGGTCCAGCGCGTGGTGCTGAGCAAAAAAGAGGTCCGGAGTTACGGATCGAACTCCGGCGACGGCTATGTGCTGCGGGTGCTGCGCCAGGGCGGTTTTGCCACCGTCTGTTTCACCAAGCCGGAGCAGGCGGAGGAGGCCATCCGCAAGGCCGTGGAAAACGCCGATATTCTTAGCGCGCATCAGCTGAAAAAGAAACAGCTGGCCCCGGCCCCGGTGATCCGGGAAAGCGTGAAAGCCACGCTGCGGGAGGACCCGCGCCATATCCCTCTGGAGGAAAAGCTGGCATTGGTGAAGCACTATTCCGAGCTGCTTTTCGCCCAGCCGGACATCGCCAATGTTGAGCTGGAATACTACGATGTCCATCGCGACAAGTTTTTCATCAACAGCGAAGGCAGCGAGATCAACGAGGAACTGGTCACCACCAAACTGGGCGGCTCCATCATCAGCCAGGCTGGCGACCTCACCCAGACGGTGCGCATGGCTTTTGGCGGCAGCGACGGGTTTCAAAAAGTTCGCGACCGCGAGGATGAAGCCCTGCAGCGCGCAAAGATAGCCTCCGATCTGCTGAAGGCGGAGCCGGTGAAGGCCGGCACCTACAACATGGTGCTCAATCCCGGCATCGCGGGTGTCTTTACCCATGAGGCTTTCGGCCACTTTTCCGAAGCCGACATCGTGCGCAACCTGCCGGCCATGCGGGCCAAGATGCAGTTGGGAACAAAGATCGGCACGGATATCCTGAACATCACCGACAACGCCACCCTGGCCAACCAACTGGGATATTACAAATATGACGATGAGGGCGTGGCTGTGCGCGAAGTGAAGCTGATGACCGCGGGCGTGCTTACTGGCAGGCTGCATGACCGGTTCACGGCAGCCGAAATGGGCGAGCCCATCTCCGGGCACGCCATCGCTGAGGATTTTCGCTACGCCCCGATCGTGCGCATGGGAAACATCTTCATCGAACCAGGCGCTGCCAGCCTGGAAGAGCTGCTCGCCGCCCTCGGCGACGGGCTTTACATCTGCGACGCCATGGGCGGCCAGACCTCCGGCGAAAACTTCACTTTCGGCGCCAACCACGGCTACATCGTGAAGGGCGGCAAACTGGCCGGCATGATCCGCGACATCAACATCGTGGGCAACCTCTACCACACCCTGAACAGCGTGAAGCTGATCGGCAGCGACTTCGTGCTCAACGAATCAGGCGGCTGTGGCAAAGGCCAGACCAACATCCGCTCCTGCCTCGGCGGACCCAGCGTGCTGTTTGAAAATCTCACCGTAGGAGGCAAATGATGGACAAGCTGCTCAAACTCGCGTCCCTGGCCGCCGATCAGGCCGAAGTCTATTATCAGGAAGAAACAGTGGACAGCCTCGCCTTCAGCGATGGTAAACTCGACAACTGCGACAGCGCCCTCAGTTCCGGCATCGCCCTGCGCGTGATCAAAAACGGCAAAATGGGCCTGGCCCACACCCGCAACTTACTCAACCGCGAAGCCCTGGTGAAGCAGGCCCTGCTGAGCGCGGAGAACGGCGTGGAAGTGGACTTCCTGTTCCCCCACACCCAGGACCCGCCCCGTCTCGAGCTTTACAGACCAAGCATCGAAACAATCAGCAAGGAGAACCTGATCGAGAAAGGCAACCGGATCATCGACTACGTTCGCGCCCGGATCGAAGGCCAGATCAACGTCAGTTTCGGCTATGGGACCGGCAGCAGCGGGATCCTCAACAGCGCCGGCACCGAACTGAGTGCCAGGTTCTCAGGATTTTCCACCCAGGCCATGCTGGTCTTTCCCGGCACCGGCAGCGGGCTCTTCACCTTTAAAACCGGGCGCGACCTGCTGGAACTGCAAGAGGCCGATCTGGACGAACTGATCGAACTCTTCCAGCTCAGCCAGAACGAGATCGTGCCGCCCACCAAGAAGTTGCCCGTGATCTTCACCCCCATCTCGCTGTTCGCGCTGCTCTCCAGATTCAGCGCCGCGTCGTCACCGGTGAACATCTACAACCGGGTTTCGCCCCTCTGCGGCAAACTCGGCGAACAGATCGTCTCCGAAAAACTCAGCCTCAACCGCGAACCTTTCGATCTGGAACTGGGATCTGCCGCTAGTTTTGACGACGAGGGCACTCCCACCCGCCGGCTCACGCTCATCGACCGCGGCGTCTTCAGCGCCTTTCCCACCGACCTGAATTACGCTGCCAAAATGAATCTGGAACCCAACGGCTGCGCGGTTCGCCAGTCTGTGGAATCACTCCCGATGGCCCATGCCGGCAATCTGGCGCTGGCCCCAGGCGATGCAAGCATGGCGGAGATGATCTCCGGCATCAAAGAGGGAATCCTGGTCCAGTTCCTGATGGGGGCGCAT is from Candidatus Cloacimonadota bacterium and encodes:
- a CDS encoding TldD/PmbA family protein; this encodes MDKLLKLASLAADQAEVYYQEETVDSLAFSDGKLDNCDSALSSGIALRVIKNGKMGLAHTRNLLNREALVKQALLSAENGVEVDFLFPHTQDPPRLELYRPSIETISKENLIEKGNRIIDYVRARIEGQINVSFGYGTGSSGILNSAGTELSARFSGFSTQAMLVFPGTGSGLFTFKTGRDLLELQEADLDELIELFQLSQNEIVPPTKKLPVIFTPISLFALLSRFSAASSPVNIYNRVSPLCGKLGEQIVSEKLSLNREPFDLELGSAASFDDEGTPTRRLTLIDRGVFSAFPTDLNYAAKMNLEPNGCAVRQSVESLPMAHAGNLALAPGDASMAEMISGIKEGILVQFLMGAHSGNVLYGDYSVGVSTGFMVENGRITGRVKDCLLSGNAYETLSNVEAVENKALNLGSHKLPSLLCKDVSVAGK